The Hemicordylus capensis ecotype Gifberg chromosome 6, rHemCap1.1.pri, whole genome shotgun sequence genome window below encodes:
- the LOC128331488 gene encoding C-Jun-amino-terminal kinase-interacting protein 4-like isoform X1 encodes MDEMEETFGGHGDSSPAPYEELVTAMAGGLYGELERLVAAHGPAAVSGLLPQLVSVLESLQGACGQVRERDQALERLRDDRLRLLEQYERERAGRKRAEERYMELEDSMEQERKAHGTDLTRLEGQSRALEGKARSYADQVASMEEQKSSLLKELSTLSQTHAKMVQSYKELKSQRMVLAGTSQTGSPFAEAKRLKPPPPRTPPPFLPSTSDPGPPELPHPLEETVKTEELLPSEKTPQRDAERNDFPLAQEMSRPEMDASPAHQCGLDLDDLLSSTPELGPNSQQPSSPLSSTLERNMVSLFAEVSGLSPELLSDMDDGADLQGDALETLMAENVQLQEARIILDTARRHLIARVEELSEERESLRMERNGVSGALSRCQAQLKEAESELSRIRREFEETRRQSEDGETEGGSIQPQRFTRAEMARVVMERNLYKERLMELQEAVRRTELLRASREEQAVQMKKSSFWKIFDRLFSPSDSPDRAPASPLPPGRTRTSPSSRSELGWNGGQSSPALRYIPRATSPSEADTSPQQKRRELYREIRSYIWQEHGRMQIHGWSQPPALQGQDPPLGSDDVPVLVQPRMLDQKDPSTKLWCAAASVESEASDLSKTGTPHQCFTGSSLLWVASGTHSASEVTLFDAQNPNQLLEHFVIPGVHILSVACVPGLTVPGGESPELEPEILEDPLAPGSDSEDEMLEVEVVGTEPTVWFGTQEGCIYIHSAESDWRRCQGKVQLKDAVHCIVHAQGRVAAALGDGSLAIFHRNDARNWDLHAMRLVDLGRPRRSIRCAIPVLDRLWCGYGNRVYVLDPRTARVQRYFEVTSHPESQVRHLVVAGNGVWVSVRLDSTLRLLHAQTGQPLQEVELGSCISRILGPGSLSLALNISALGAFGKRLWVGTSGGTVISLPFISEFARSSDSSSPSGAPFCAMEQLQISYHGHRDAVRFFVSVPGCVNPSSSENPKELLKEKSSKPCSLVLSGGEGYINLRIGDDTDERYGDLLLPNPRLRRAERSHLIVWQVQA; translated from the exons ATGGATGAGATGGAGGAGACCTTTGGGGGGCACGGAGATTCCAGCCCTGCTCCTTATGAGGAGCTGGTGACTGCCATGGCCGGGGGATTGTATGGGGAGCTGGAGCGGCTTGTAGCAGCCCACGGGCCTGCAGCAGTGTCTGGGCTCCTGCCACAGCTGGTCTCTGTGCTGGAGTCACTACAGGGGGCCTGTGGGCAGGTACGGGAGCGGGATCAGGCCCTGGAAAGGCTGCGGGATGATCGGCTGCGGCTGCTGGAGCAGTACGAGCGGGAGCGAGCTGGGCGCAAGCGGGCAGAAGAG CGGTACATGGAGCTAGAAGACTCGATGGAGCAGGAACGTAAGGCGCATGGGACAGATCTGACTCGACTGGAGGGGCAGAGCCGTGCCCTGGAGGGGAAAGCACGGAGCTACGCAGATCAGG tggccAGTATGGAAGAACAAAAGTCTTCACTCCTAAAGGAGCTCTCAACTCTCAGTCAGACTCATGCAAAG ATGGTGCAAAGCTACAAGGAACTGAAATCACAACGGATGGTTTTGGCTGGTACAAGCCAAACTGGATCTCCATTTGCAGAAGCAAAAAG GCTGAAGCCCCCACCACCCAGGACACCCCCACCATTTCTGCCAAGCACCTCAGACCCTGGACCTCCTGAATTGCCTCATCCCCTGGAG GAGACTGTGAAGACTGAAGAGCTTCTGCCATCAGAGAAGACGCCCCAGAGAGATGCCGAAAGAAATGACTTCCCCTTGGCCCAAGAAATGTCACGGCCGGAGATGGATG CCTCTCCTGCTCACCAGTGTGGGTTGGATCTGGATGATCTCCTGAGCTCCACTCCAGAACTGGGACCCAACTCACAGCAGCCCAGCAG CCCCCTGAGTTCCACCCTCGAGCGCAACATGGTCTCACTTTTCGCCGAGGTCTCGGGCCTCAGCCCTGAACTCCTCAGCGACATGGATGATGGTGCCGATTTGCAGG GGGACGCCTTAGAAACCCTGATGGCAGAAAATGTGCAGCTACAAGAGGCACG GATCATTCTGGATACTGCCCGCCGCCATCTTATCGCCCGCGTGGAGGAACTCAGTGAGGAACGCGAGTCGCTGCGGATGGAGCGCAATGGGGTGTCTGGGGCCCTGAGCCGCTGCCAAGCGCAGCTGAAGGAGGCTGAGTCTGAGCTCAGCCG AATCAGACGGGAGTTTGAGGAAACCAGACGTCAGAGTGAGGATGGGGAG ACTGAAGGAGGTTCAATCCAGCCCCAGCGCTTCACCAGAGCTGAGATGGCCCGTGTGGTGATGGAGCGCAACCTTTATAAGGAGAGGTTGATGGAGCTGCAGGAAGCTGTTCGACGCACTGAGCTGTTAAG GGCTTCGCGGGAAGAACAGGCAGTTCAGATGAAAAAATCATCTTTCTGGAAAAT CTTTGACCGCTTATTTAGCCCGTCGGACTCTCCAGACAGAGCTCCTGCATCTCCCTTGCCCCCAGGGAGGACACGGACAAGCCCCAGCAGCCGCAGTGAATTGGGATGGAATGGAGGACAGTCGTCTCCAGCTTTGAGATATATCCCACGAGCGACTTCACCCTCTGA GGCTGACACCTCCCCACAGCAGAAGCGTCGTGAACTGTACCGGGAGATCCGCTCATACATCTGGCAGGAGCATGGTCGGATGCAGATCCATGGATGGAGTCAGCCACCTGCACTCCAG GGCCAGGATCCACCCCTGGGAAGCGATGATGTGCCTGTGCTGGTGCAGCCACGGATGCTGGACCAGAAGGACCCAAGCACCAAG CTCTGGTGTGCTGCAGCCTCAGTTGAGTCTGAGGCTTCAGATCTATCAAAGACT GGCACCCCTCATCAGTGCTTCACAGGCAGCTCTCTGTTGTGGGTGGCCTCAGGGACCCACTCGGCCAGTGAGGTTACCCTCTTTGATGCCCAGAACCCTAACCAGCTCTTGGAACATTTTGTGATACCTGGAGTTCACATCCTCTCGGTTGCATGTGTACCCG GCCTTACTGTGCCTGGTGGTGAGAGCCCAGAACTAGAGCCAGAGATCCTGGAAGACCCCTTGGCACCCGGATCTGACAGCGAGGATGAAAtgctggaggtggaggtggtcGGCACAGAACCCACCGTCTGGTTTGGGACCCAGGAGGGCTG catCTATATTCACTCTGCTGAAAGCGACTGGCGGCGCTGCCAGGGCAAAGTGCAGCTGAAGGATGCTGTCCACTGCATTGT CCACGCTCAGGGCCGTGTGGCAGCCGCGCTAGGGGATGGATCTCTGGCCATTTTCCACCGAAACGATG CCCGGAATTGGGACCTTCACGCCATGCGCCTGGTTGACTTGGGAAGGCCACGGCGCTCTATTCGTTGCGCCATCCCTGTGCTTGACCGGCTGTGGTGTGGCTACGGGAACCGGGTCTACGTCCTGGATCCACGCACTGCTCGCGTCCAG CGGTACTTTGAGGTGACGTCACATCCTGAAAGTCAAGTGCGGCACTTGGTGGTGGCTGGCAACGGCGTCTGGGTCTCCGTCCGACTGGATTCCACTCTACGCCTGCTCCATGCACAGACCGGGCAGCCCTTGCAGGAGGTGGAGTTGGGGTCCTGCATCAGCCGCATACTTG GGCCTGGCAGTCTTAGTTTAGCCCTGAACATCTCAGCACTTGGTGCTTTTGGGAAGCGGTTGTGGGTTGGCACATCTGGCGGAACTGTCATCTCGCTGCCTTTTATCTCCG AGTTTGCCAGAAGCTCAGACTCTTCCTCCCCCAGTGGTGCCCCCTTCTGCGCCATGGAGCAACTGCAGATCAGCTACCATGGGCACCGGGATGCTGTCCGTTTCTTTGTCTCTGTCCCAG GCTGTGTAAATCCATCCTCTTCTGAGAACCCAAAGGAGCTGCTCAAAGAGAAGTCAAGCAAGCCTTGCAGCTTGGTGCTGAGTGGAGGAGAGGGATATATTAATCTCCGGATAG GTGATGACACAGATGAGCGCTATGGGGATCTGCTGCTCCCAAACCCGCGCCTACGTCGAGCTGAGCGAAGCCATCTCATTGTCTGGCAGGTGCAGGCCTGA
- the LOC128331488 gene encoding C-Jun-amino-terminal kinase-interacting protein 4-like isoform X2 gives MVCDVGPHGACLWMLRLKPPPPRTPPPFLPSTSDPGPPELPHPLEETVKTEELLPSEKTPQRDAERNDFPLAQEMSRPEMDASPAHQCGLDLDDLLSSTPELGPNSQQPSSPLSSTLERNMVSLFAEVSGLSPELLSDMDDGADLQGDALETLMAENVQLQEARIILDTARRHLIARVEELSEERESLRMERNGVSGALSRCQAQLKEAESELSRIRREFEETRRQSEDGETEGGSIQPQRFTRAEMARVVMERNLYKERLMELQEAVRRTELLRASREEQAVQMKKSSFWKIFDRLFSPSDSPDRAPASPLPPGRTRTSPSSRSELGWNGGQSSPALRYIPRATSPSEADTSPQQKRRELYREIRSYIWQEHGRMQIHGWSQPPALQGQDPPLGSDDVPVLVQPRMLDQKDPSTKLWCAAASVESEASDLSKTGTPHQCFTGSSLLWVASGTHSASEVTLFDAQNPNQLLEHFVIPGVHILSVACVPGLTVPGGESPELEPEILEDPLAPGSDSEDEMLEVEVVGTEPTVWFGTQEGCIYIHSAESDWRRCQGKVQLKDAVHCIVHAQGRVAAALGDGSLAIFHRNDARNWDLHAMRLVDLGRPRRSIRCAIPVLDRLWCGYGNRVYVLDPRTARVQRYFEVTSHPESQVRHLVVAGNGVWVSVRLDSTLRLLHAQTGQPLQEVELGSCISRILGPGSLSLALNISALGAFGKRLWVGTSGGTVISLPFISEFARSSDSSSPSGAPFCAMEQLQISYHGHRDAVRFFVSVPGCVNPSSSENPKELLKEKSSKPCSLVLSGGEGYINLRIGDDTDERYGDLLLPNPRLRRAERSHLIVWQVQA, from the exons ATGGTGTGTGATGTAGGCCCACATGGGGCCTGTCTCTGGATGCTCAG GCTGAAGCCCCCACCACCCAGGACACCCCCACCATTTCTGCCAAGCACCTCAGACCCTGGACCTCCTGAATTGCCTCATCCCCTGGAG GAGACTGTGAAGACTGAAGAGCTTCTGCCATCAGAGAAGACGCCCCAGAGAGATGCCGAAAGAAATGACTTCCCCTTGGCCCAAGAAATGTCACGGCCGGAGATGGATG CCTCTCCTGCTCACCAGTGTGGGTTGGATCTGGATGATCTCCTGAGCTCCACTCCAGAACTGGGACCCAACTCACAGCAGCCCAGCAG CCCCCTGAGTTCCACCCTCGAGCGCAACATGGTCTCACTTTTCGCCGAGGTCTCGGGCCTCAGCCCTGAACTCCTCAGCGACATGGATGATGGTGCCGATTTGCAGG GGGACGCCTTAGAAACCCTGATGGCAGAAAATGTGCAGCTACAAGAGGCACG GATCATTCTGGATACTGCCCGCCGCCATCTTATCGCCCGCGTGGAGGAACTCAGTGAGGAACGCGAGTCGCTGCGGATGGAGCGCAATGGGGTGTCTGGGGCCCTGAGCCGCTGCCAAGCGCAGCTGAAGGAGGCTGAGTCTGAGCTCAGCCG AATCAGACGGGAGTTTGAGGAAACCAGACGTCAGAGTGAGGATGGGGAG ACTGAAGGAGGTTCAATCCAGCCCCAGCGCTTCACCAGAGCTGAGATGGCCCGTGTGGTGATGGAGCGCAACCTTTATAAGGAGAGGTTGATGGAGCTGCAGGAAGCTGTTCGACGCACTGAGCTGTTAAG GGCTTCGCGGGAAGAACAGGCAGTTCAGATGAAAAAATCATCTTTCTGGAAAAT CTTTGACCGCTTATTTAGCCCGTCGGACTCTCCAGACAGAGCTCCTGCATCTCCCTTGCCCCCAGGGAGGACACGGACAAGCCCCAGCAGCCGCAGTGAATTGGGATGGAATGGAGGACAGTCGTCTCCAGCTTTGAGATATATCCCACGAGCGACTTCACCCTCTGA GGCTGACACCTCCCCACAGCAGAAGCGTCGTGAACTGTACCGGGAGATCCGCTCATACATCTGGCAGGAGCATGGTCGGATGCAGATCCATGGATGGAGTCAGCCACCTGCACTCCAG GGCCAGGATCCACCCCTGGGAAGCGATGATGTGCCTGTGCTGGTGCAGCCACGGATGCTGGACCAGAAGGACCCAAGCACCAAG CTCTGGTGTGCTGCAGCCTCAGTTGAGTCTGAGGCTTCAGATCTATCAAAGACT GGCACCCCTCATCAGTGCTTCACAGGCAGCTCTCTGTTGTGGGTGGCCTCAGGGACCCACTCGGCCAGTGAGGTTACCCTCTTTGATGCCCAGAACCCTAACCAGCTCTTGGAACATTTTGTGATACCTGGAGTTCACATCCTCTCGGTTGCATGTGTACCCG GCCTTACTGTGCCTGGTGGTGAGAGCCCAGAACTAGAGCCAGAGATCCTGGAAGACCCCTTGGCACCCGGATCTGACAGCGAGGATGAAAtgctggaggtggaggtggtcGGCACAGAACCCACCGTCTGGTTTGGGACCCAGGAGGGCTG catCTATATTCACTCTGCTGAAAGCGACTGGCGGCGCTGCCAGGGCAAAGTGCAGCTGAAGGATGCTGTCCACTGCATTGT CCACGCTCAGGGCCGTGTGGCAGCCGCGCTAGGGGATGGATCTCTGGCCATTTTCCACCGAAACGATG CCCGGAATTGGGACCTTCACGCCATGCGCCTGGTTGACTTGGGAAGGCCACGGCGCTCTATTCGTTGCGCCATCCCTGTGCTTGACCGGCTGTGGTGTGGCTACGGGAACCGGGTCTACGTCCTGGATCCACGCACTGCTCGCGTCCAG CGGTACTTTGAGGTGACGTCACATCCTGAAAGTCAAGTGCGGCACTTGGTGGTGGCTGGCAACGGCGTCTGGGTCTCCGTCCGACTGGATTCCACTCTACGCCTGCTCCATGCACAGACCGGGCAGCCCTTGCAGGAGGTGGAGTTGGGGTCCTGCATCAGCCGCATACTTG GGCCTGGCAGTCTTAGTTTAGCCCTGAACATCTCAGCACTTGGTGCTTTTGGGAAGCGGTTGTGGGTTGGCACATCTGGCGGAACTGTCATCTCGCTGCCTTTTATCTCCG AGTTTGCCAGAAGCTCAGACTCTTCCTCCCCCAGTGGTGCCCCCTTCTGCGCCATGGAGCAACTGCAGATCAGCTACCATGGGCACCGGGATGCTGTCCGTTTCTTTGTCTCTGTCCCAG GCTGTGTAAATCCATCCTCTTCTGAGAACCCAAAGGAGCTGCTCAAAGAGAAGTCAAGCAAGCCTTGCAGCTTGGTGCTGAGTGGAGGAGAGGGATATATTAATCTCCGGATAG GTGATGACACAGATGAGCGCTATGGGGATCTGCTGCTCCCAAACCCGCGCCTACGTCGAGCTGAGCGAAGCCATCTCATTGTCTGGCAGGTGCAGGCCTGA